A part of Solenopsis invicta isolate M01_SB chromosome 2, UNIL_Sinv_3.0, whole genome shotgun sequence genomic DNA contains:
- the LOC105200924 gene encoding trypsin-1, whose translation MASIALCLFSLLAFSHAAVLPFFDPRIIGGENAREGEIPYQVSLQEKYYDFHFCGGSILNDNYVITAAHCVDGKEASDIKVVAATINLRDPKSQHEVEKIIVHREYDPSNSYINDIALVKVKTAFKTSVTVAPVPLPKKGHDVNTNDVAVVSGWGTIRTGGPSPDELQRVNILIADQAFCNYVYQKDLNMNVYPTQVCANDPSAKKGACNGDSGGPLTVNGELVGIVSWSLDCALTTHPTVYTRVISYLDWIENNAV comes from the exons ATGGCGTCAATAGCTTTGTGTCTTTTCAGCCTTCTGGCGTTTTCTCATG CTGCCGTTCTACCATTTTTTGACCCCAGAATCATAGGTGGAGAAAATGCTAGAGAAGGTGAAATTCCATATCAG GTTTCtcttcaagaaaaatattatgatttcCACTTCTGTGGCGGCTCAATCTTGAATGATAACTATGTTATTACGGCCGCTCACTGCGTTGACGG GAAAGAAGCTAGTGACATAAAAGTTGTTGCTGCCACCATCAACCTACGTGACCCAAAATCGCAACATgaagttgaaaaaattattgtacatcgAGAATATGACCCATCTAATTCCTATATTAATGACATTGCTTTAGTAAAG GTAAAAACTGCCTTCAAAACATCTGTCACCGTCGCACCCGTTCCTCTACCAAAAAAAGGTCACGACGTTAACACCAATGATGTTGCTGTCGTGTCAGGATGGGGCACAATTAGG ACAGGAGGGCCGAGCCCTGATGAGCTACAACGAGTCAACATCCTCATCGCTGATCAAGCTTTCTGCAATTATGTGTATCAGAAAGATCTTAATATGAACGTTTATCCCACGCAAGTTTGCGCGAACGATCCGTCAGCCAAGAAAGGAGCTTGCAAT GGTGACTCTGGTGGCCCATTGACTGTCAATGGAGAACTCGTTGGAATAGTATCTTGGTCGTTAGATTGTGCTCTTACTACTCACCCCACCGTTTACACACGTGTTATCTCTTATCTAGATTGGATTGAAAACAACGCAGTCTAG
- the LOC105200746 gene encoding uncharacterized protein LOC105200746 — MDTLYPKLHERFKTEGICPVCLMEMELTPRYSCINDHTVCHRCKPYYYGCPTCSAPLEMQISPLQTDASQSIMLPQPMPRHHHDHSPSAPLAPAMETFLNHEIQAAWVPPVPSENHRLEPCSYSHLGCSILIPEHLRTLHESRCNFRQLREEYVSPDYHHDSLVGCSYFAAGCRVRMEPSQRVTHERNCIYKDRFQSVNDISDSLASTTISDNYYGGDPEELVQCKFRRYGCMVKMPRRRKYTHEQKCNYKSYQTDVDDRFFDYPSQPELDPDEQIECRWSEYGCRVKPKRCRKQIHEDKCNYRMEECMWKHYGCSAIFLPTLKYSHESNCDFAQH, encoded by the exons ATGGATACTCTATACCCGAAGCTTCACGAGCGCTTCAAGACCGAGGGTATCTGTCCCGTTTGCCTCATGGAGATGGAACTGACGCCCAGATATTCGTGCATCAATGATCATACCGTGTGCCATCGTTGTAAACCCTATTACTACGGCTGCCCCACGTGCTCGGCACCGTTGGAAATGCAGATAAGTCCACTTCAGACGGACGCATCTCAGTCAATAATGCTGCCGCAGCCCATGCCACGGCACCACCATGATCACAGTCCCAGCGCACCGCTTGCACCGGCAATGGAGACCTTCCTGAACCATGAAATTCAGGCTGCTTGGGTACCTCCCGTGCCGTCTGAGAATCATCGTCTTGAACCCTGCTCATATTCTCACCTAGGATGCTCGATATTGATACCAGAGCATTTGCGAACGCTTCACGAGTCGAG ATGTAATTTTCGACAATTGAGAGAAGAATATGTGTCGCCCGATTATCATCACGATTCTTTGGTAGGTTGCTCGTACTTTGCGGCAGGATGCAGGGTACGAATGGAGCCGTCGCAACGCGTCACTCACGAGAGGAATTGCATCTATAAAGACAGATTTCAGAGTGTAAACGATATCAGCGATAGTCTCGCATCCACGACGATTAGCGATAACTATTACGGCGGTGATCCCGAAGAATTGGTGCAGTGCAAGTTTAGGCGATACGGCTGCATGGTGAAGATGCCGAGGAGGCGAAAGTACACACATGAGCAGAAATGCAATTACAAAAGCTATCAAACGGATGTGGACGATAGGTTCTTCGATTATCCTTCGCAGCCGGAACTGGATCCCGATGAGCAAATAGAATGTAGATGGTCCGAATACGGCTGTCGAGTCAAGCCGAAACGCTGCCGCAAACAAATTCATGAGGATAAATGTAACTATAGGATGGAAGAGTGCATGTGGAAGCATTATGGATGCAGCGCTATATTTCTGCCAACTTTGAAATATTCCCATGAGAGCAATTGCGATTTTGCCCAACATTAA